ACCAGGGGGAGGAGCCCAACCCCAGGGATTCCAGGATGCCTGCGGTGGTGGGCGCCAGGGTGGAGGAGATGCAGCAGAGGAACCAGAGGAGCCAAATGATCCAGGATAACGGGAGCCACCTTTCTTCTTAGGTTTACTAGAACCACCCTGATAATTGCGAGTGTGCCCTGACCCATAACGATGGTTGGAGTGGCCCTGATCGCTGCGGTAGGTGGGGCGCTGCGGAGAGGAGTCAACGGAGGCCTGTGGACGGGAAGCAGAGGTGTGCAAAGCAGTCTGAGAGGCCGGACCGGACATCCTGGCGAGACCAGATTCCTCTAGAATCAACATGGAGCGGACCTTGAGGAAAGAAGGCAAAGGCTCGCTCTGACGGATCAGGGTGGCAACACCACGAAAAGGCTCAGTGAGACCAGAGACCAACTGAAGAACAAGACGATGGTCACTGACTGGGGCACCAACATTGCGCAACTGATCAGAGATATGTTTCAGACGCTGACAATAGGCCGAAACATTAGGAAAATCTTCCATGCGTGTGGAGATGAAATCCTGGTCGAGAGCGACAGCACGAGAGTTCTGATTGTCCTCAAACATAGAAGCGATACGGTTCCAAGTAGCCATAGCAGTAGAACCTTTTTCCATAACAGTGGAGAGAAGATCAAAGGAGATGGTGGAATAAATCCACTGCTTGACAGTAGAGTCAAGAGTAGCCCACCGAGCATAGGAAGCATCGGTGCGCGCAGGAGGCTCCAAACCAGCTTGTGGAATGATGTGGTGGAGCACCTGAGTGGCGTGAGCATGAGTTTCAAACAATTCAGCCCACAGAGCATAGTGGTCCTTGTCGAGCTCGAGTTTGAAaggaatgttgtttttgatgttAGTAACAGCAAGGGCCGGATGAAACTCGGGCTTGACAGTGGGGGACGAAGGGGCCGTAGGTGTGGCAGTGGGCGTAGGAACCGTAGTGGTGTCGCCGGTTGGAGAGCCAGTTGTCGAGTCGGAGGTAGCCATAGAAACGGGTTGGCTGGAACCGGTCCGGTCCGGGCGAGTTGGATCCTGGCGAACCGggaagaaataaaataataataaaaaaaggaaCTTGGATCCTGGATCGGATCCGGCTGGGCACGCGGGTCTGCTGCCAACAACAAGGGCTGGAAGCGACGGGTGGGCGTGCGGTTGAAGGCGCGAGGGACAGCGGTGGCCGGCGGGAGGGACGGCGGTGGTGGCGGGACGTCCGACGAGCCTGGAGGCGCAGAGAGTCACGCAGGCACAAGGTGAGAAGACCTGTGCAGCGTGGTGAGAGTTCTTCGATGGGAGAGGAAGAACCGGCGACAGCGAGGAAGGCctgtggcggcggcggcgcgaGAAGTAGAGGAGTGCTGCGGCGACGGCGGTGTGGCGGGTGCTAGGGGAGAGACAGCGGTAGTGGGTGGGTTTGGAGGGAGAAtttaggaaataaaataaaaggattAGGTCAGATTGGAAGAGGGGATCTGAACCTGCTcaatgataccatgaaggaaatcaattccgtgactgttattgataatgaaataccctatatatacaacttacctagttgactaacaataaatattaaaccctaattacaggcgtaattacaaagagaataaataatatcctattcTATCAAATATCATTAAGAAAAGTTTGGCATAGAAGTCATTTACATCAGAGAGCATAAAGGGGAGCACTTCAGGAGGCCCCTCCTCAACCCAAACCGAGTCAGTGAAGGAGAGTGAGATATATGATAAGCGatataagaagagaaaagacagatagaaaaagaaagtgaGTGTCTAGCTTGGTAGCTTTTATCCACTGCATGTACCATGTTCCCCTCCCCgtaaagataaattaaaattctAATAGGCAAAACAATAGTCAAGGTAATGCATTAGTGTTTCAGACCTATATATAAACTTTTTCTTATGTTTGAGAAAGACTAAACATAACTATTGTTGCATGAGATATAATCTTCTCAACTGAAAAAAAATGCAACTCATAATAATAATGAAAACAAGATATTTACCAGGAAACCAGCTGGAGGCAAAAGTTGGAGGAGTACTTAAGAAGTTAAAGAACATGAAAACTGCCCCAACCACCAAAAACAAACCACATAAGCCAGACACCTTCATTTCTATCACACTACACTACAAGTTATAATGACTTCCAAAACAAGAAGCAAGTTCTGGTCACAGCAGATTCATGAAACCAAACTGCCTCAAAACCTGGAAGTGAAACAAGACCAGAGCTTCCCAAACAGAACTCAATATTTGTTGATATACTATGTGTTTTGGTGTATTTTATTGCTGTTAATGTCGATCGTTGCTTTTCTGTCAGCTAACGTGCCTGAAGGGCTCGCATTTCCATTACAGTCTTTAGTGCCAACATTAAATACATGATCAGTCTTTTCATTCTCGATCCACTGTTCTGCAGCTCAAAGCAATAAACATTTCTACAGACACACACAGCAATTAATGACAACGATGCTGCCCTTTAATGTTTCTACTTACCACATTCAAAATTAGCTTTCGTGTTTCAATTCTAGGGAgctttgatttttaaaaatgattGATGAACATGTGAATAGCACCAGACATCCAACACCTTTAGCTTTGGTAATTTGTGTAGCCACACACACTGAAGGTGTTGGATGTTTCGCACTATCTCCCCCTCCTTAATATAAGAATTAAATAAGAGATGTATATTGGTTCATTTTATAAGAATTAGATTTTGATTTTGTacctactccctccgttcctaattataagacctaattttaaatttttcatgttcctaaaaatatatcaaaaagTATTTTACTCTTCCATATATacccctcacattaattgtgtgttttcaattccaaagttttaattaccacctaccattaattagtgagagaaaatgacaaagggtaaatatggaggaatgtatgcatttttaaaaaatcaatacattaattagacacatttaatattttcttaataagcgcaattttttgtattaggtcttataattaggaacggagagagtattaattattgaaGAAATCTATTCATGTCATCCTCACATCTACTCTTGTCATCCCTCATATCTCGATGTGACAATGTCCCACATTTATGATTGTGGAATATATAGTTTGTACTCTACTATTCCGCAATCTTCAAACGTAAGTGCGGGAAAAGGGGATGGTGAGAGTAAGCGTGAGAATGATATGAATAGAATCctccttaattattttttcacaaTATTGCACAATGTAGAAACCTAGATTTACACATTTTAACTTTTGAATGTTGCACATGTCATCTTCTATAGTAGATGTGCAATATTGTGTGGAATATATAGTTTGTACTCTACTGTTCCTATTGTATGTGGAATATATGTGGAATATATAGTTTGTACTCTACTGTTCCTATTGTGTGTGGAATATATGTGGAATATATAGTTTGTACTCTACTGTTCCTATTGTATGTTATGTTGAGGCCTTTGCACTTTTGCCCTTCCTTACTTTTTGTTTCCTTAGCCAAGCATTGGTTTTTAAGGAAATTTCATGGTAGTACAAACACATATATAGCAAGCATGTGGGTTTCTACATCGTGGCAGTACAAACATATATAGCAATACAAACACAGATATGAAAGGAAGTTTGAGCTTTCCTTTTTCAATTTAATATGGGAACTAAAACTCTGATAAAATTTAAATGTCTTCAACAAAACAGAACAACAATGTTATCAGATCAACCATTCTGTCTGAATTCAGAACAAACCATGAAAATGACTGTAATATAGAGATAAgtttgaaacaaaacaaaacatataGAGCCTGAATAAGCAATCTAAGCTGAGAATCCTAATAGCTCCATCAGTGACCAACACTTTACTCATCTTCAATGATAGATTCAACACCCTTCTTGTTGTGCTTCCTAGCGTACCTCTGATTCCTCAGAAACTTGGGATCCATCCCTTTGGTGGAAGTGTGGCGGTGCCTCTTGGGCTTCTTGATGCCGTTCTTGTGTGCCTTGTAGGATTGGTTGTGAGCGGTGTGATTCTTCGACTTGGCCATCTCTTCAAGATCCGGTTGAGGAGCTAGGGTTTTTCCTGCACAACAGAAGAATGAGAACTAAAACTTTTATCCAAGTTTCTTAATGTCAATCTAGGTTTCTACATCGTGACATTCACAAGTAACCTGAATATTACATGGTTTAGTATTCAGAAAATTAAAAAGGATTACATCATATGTTCTTATTAAGAATGGCATGATACATGTATAAACTGTTATACATGTCTCTAGCCATGAAGCTAAGGTGTCCTAACTCCTAATACTGATCATATTTGGCAATTTGTTGTTTTCTCAACTTCACTTCAGGACATGAGAGATTAATGATATCCCCTTTCCTTTCAACATCAAATTGCATCTTAGAACATTTCCTAAAGACTATACTTGAACTTGAAACCTGCATGCACAAGTTTCATCGAAATTAAAGTTGGCATCTTGACACCATTAATTTCCTCCAACTtgctagaagaagaaaatatatttgaaattaGTCATACATTGGCTCACCCTGACTTCTTCAAGAACTCCATCATTATCATGGAGATACTTGACAACCATCATTGCAGTAGCTGATACAGTTTCATGACTTGAGTATAAGAATGTGATTATTTGATCAATTATCTGTTTATCATTAAGTTTGTACTTAAGGTCCCCATTTCTCATGAGCTGATCAATAATGTCAGTGTGAATACAAGTAATCACCAATTGGTGAAGAtgactatattaaaaaaataaactctTTAGAGAACAATTTTCAAACAGAGTAGGAAGAGATAAAACGTCAAAGAAGCAAACCAGAGGCGAGAATAGGCGGCGATGGCGCAAGGTTGCAGGGAGGGCAATTTGGAAAGAGAGAGGAGTGCGGTTGTGCAAGCGATTTGGTGGTTGTAGCTCAGTTTGTGAGAGAATGGAAGTGGCAGCGGCGGCGCCGCAAGCTAAGAGGAGGTGGCATTCTAGATTCAATGCTCGATCGGCTGGAGAGGGAAAAAGAGAAGAACGCAAAAAatggggatttgggtttggcaccccaccctttaggctacgcgccccagcatttttttttttattccaaaattacccatcggtaaatgatttgccgATGTAAAAATACCAatcggtaaatcatttaccgttATTGTTCCTCAGTATGAACACTTTTATCTCATTacccagaacacgaagaacaatatcggttaatCATTAACCGATTTTTATATTGATATCggtatatcatttaccgattggtaatctggcagtttgatcaccttttcaccattactcctccctccaccaacccctccaccattactcctccctccaacaaccccccaccagccccccataactcgcccaaactaccttattctaccattacttcactcctccctcacatttcaccttcccaccaccaccaccatctccacatttccaccaccaccaccaccaacaccaccaccaccaagggaaagcttttaacttttggtaagtgttgttagctttggtactttatttatagttagtttaagtagttagttgttagtttaagtagttagtttagttagttaagttggtaatttaggctgCTGAATCGTGAACTGAATCGGTAAATGAATTGCCGTTAATGTATCGGATTATGATCTTCCGTTAGAGTACCGGAATTTTATTTACCGTTATAGGGTCGGttattgatttaccgtttttgttccagggatgacagagtccttt
This is a stretch of genomic DNA from Lotus japonicus ecotype B-129 chromosome 1, LjGifu_v1.2. It encodes these proteins:
- the LOC130731775 gene encoding 60S ribosomal protein L29-1-like, with the protein product MAKSKNHTAHNQSYKAHKNGIKKPKRHRHTSTKGMDPKFLRNQRYARKHNKKGVESIIEDE
- the LOC130732135 gene encoding uncharacterized protein LOC130732135, with protein sequence MATSDSTTGSPTGDTTTVPTPTATPTAPSSPTVKPEFHPALAVTNIKNNIPFKLELDKDHYALWAELFETHAHATQVLHHIIPQAGLEPPARTDASYARWATLDSTVKQWIYSTISFDLLSTVMEKGSTAMATWNRIASMFEDNQNSRAVALDQDFISTRMEDFPNVSAYCQRLKHISDQLRNVGAPVSDHRLVLQLVSGLTEPFRGVATLIRQSEPLPSFLKVRSMLILEESGLARMSGPASQTALHTSASRPQASVDSSPQRPTYRSDQGHSNHRYGSGHTRNYQGGSSKPKKKGGSRYPGSFGSSGSSAASPPPWRPPPQASWNPWGWAPPPGWAPSPWGMPPCPYPTSQWSRPMGAPPQPGVLGPRPQAYTATASPAPTDIAAAMHTMSLTPTDTTWYMDTGASSHTAASQGKHVRLPFRSSETITLRPFDILHSDLWTSPVLSTAGHHSQHNVKLDYFNGFPDFVATSCGDKLTLTSVMSRKLKENGRSMMRSNNKADMTLDDYHPITPVPVPAGGESFVHAPVQHGTPLNPYIPKPPPPSNPE